The following coding sequences are from one Pasteurellaceae bacterium RH1A window:
- a CDS encoding acylneuraminate cytidylyltransferase, translated as MQKIAIITARSGSKGLPNKNVLLANGKPLIAYTIEAAIESKEFEKIIVSTDSQEYIDLLSHYPIEFIKRAEHLASDKASSFVVIEDVLNQYASLYIDYFVLLQPTSPLRTAQHIQEANKKFEENFENFDFCVSVSDAHKPTTLTRQIDEDQSLKHFVLDYSNYARQQYHPEFSPNGAIFSAKPAEYLQHKHFYGKRSIAYFMDKESSIDIDESVDFEYFNFILQKRNKENGILELIHHNILAKHEKFNTCQPITFIGHSILERWDAQELKQEKINNLSVSGITAKQYLDLILNKGLIKELGNKVFIMLGINDILQNNWSDNSILQDIQNIINHLISIQHDVKIHFLEIMPVALQIDRNNNDIRLLNKYLKENLKNHIWITLDPHFSDKYGKLRNDLSSDGLHLNEQGYDLLREIIEKHI; from the coding sequence ATGCAAAAAATCGCTATCATCACTGCACGCTCTGGTTCAAAAGGATTGCCCAACAAAAATGTCTTACTTGCCAATGGAAAACCCTTAATCGCATACACCATCGAAGCTGCTATAGAATCTAAAGAATTTGAGAAAATCATTGTTAGCACTGATTCCCAAGAATATATCGACCTACTATCCCACTACCCTATAGAGTTTATCAAACGAGCTGAGCATCTCGCATCAGATAAGGCTAGTTCGTTTGTTGTTATTGAAGATGTACTAAATCAATATGCATCCTTATATATCGACTATTTTGTCCTATTACAACCCACCTCACCGTTGCGTACAGCTCAACACATCCAAGAAGCAAATAAAAAATTCGAAGAAAATTTCGAAAATTTTGATTTTTGTGTATCTGTCAGCGATGCACATAAGCCAACAACATTAACGCGTCAAATTGATGAAGATCAAAGTTTAAAGCACTTCGTGTTAGATTATTCAAACTATGCTCGCCAACAATACCACCCAGAATTTTCCCCAAATGGTGCTATTTTTAGTGCTAAACCTGCAGAATACTTGCAGCATAAACACTTTTATGGAAAACGATCAATCGCTTACTTTATGGATAAAGAATCATCAATCGATATAGATGAATCTGTTGATTTTGAGTATTTTAACTTTATCCTTCAAAAGAGAAATAAAGAAAACGGCATACTAGAATTAATCCACCATAACATTCTAGCTAAACATGAAAAATTCAACACTTGCCAACCAATAACTTTTATTGGCCATTCTATACTAGAAAGATGGGATGCTCAGGAATTAAAGCAAGAAAAAATTAATAACCTAAGTGTATCTGGTATTACAGCCAAACAATACTTAGATTTAATTTTAAACAAAGGACTGATAAAAGAATTAGGAAATAAAGTTTTTATCATGCTAGGGATAAATGACATCCTCCAGAATAACTGGTCAGATAATAGTATACTACAAGATATTCAAAATATAATTAATCACTTGATATCTATTCAACACGATGTGAAAATTCACTTCTTAGAAATAATGCCGGTAGCATTACAAATAGATAGAAACAACAACGACATCCGCTTACTGAATAAATATTTGAAAGAAAATCTTAAAAATCATATTTGGATTACTTTAGATCCTCATTTTAGTGATAAATATGGTAAGCTCAGAAATGATTTAAGTAGTGATGGCCTACATTTAAATGAACAAGGATATGACTTATTAAGAGAGATTATAGAAAAACATATCTAA
- a CDS encoding capsule biosynthesis protein: protein MTSSLIFSKGIKTIPHLPSFFPNEQLVFASFFQKPLADKVLGWGLRPSTKKARAYALKHHLPYVALEDGFLRSVGLGVAGYPPFAMVYDDVGIYYDTTRPSRLENLILQSELDAEQTQKALDLIIQNKLSKYNQAVDFEGKFASSKVVLVVDQTFGDMAVKYGQAAQADFDAMLQAAIAENPETLILVKTHPDVLSGKKQGYLTQLDKLPANVELFTEDVSPLSLLEKVDKVYCVTSQMGFEALLLGKKVVTFGLPWFAAWGLTDDRHPKALALAQSERRAKRSLLQLFYAAYFAYSRYINPNTGQSGHIFDVIDYLARAKQLNTRLSGHLYCVGMSLWKQAVIKPFFRFPRCHLHFVPSVGKLPCKKWAENDRLLIWGTGKPEVLAYAEAHKIALLRMEDGFIRSVGLGSNLVPPLSLVCDDVGIYFNAERPSRLEQILQEQVFTQEDLDQAGFLQIALVEEHIGKYNVGDSQFKLPQTDKKKILVVGQVEDDASIRTGSPQIFKNLDLLKKVREGNPNAYIVYKPHPDVVSGNRVGHIPPDQAVQFADFLAEKANVLDCILAVDELHTMTSLAGFEALLRGKTVHCYGLPFYSNWGLTVDHLKLERRTRQLSLLELIAGTLVYYPLYIDPNTRHMINAQQAIKLLKAQKQALKHSAIHRPFLAKQWEKLKQLYRTLK from the coding sequence ATGACCTCATCCCTCATCTTTTCTAAGGGGATTAAAACCATCCCCCACCTCCCCTCATTCTTCCCTAATGAGCAGCTTGTCTTTGCCAGTTTTTTCCAAAAACCCCTAGCGGACAAGGTGCTAGGCTGGGGGCTTCGGCCTTCTACCAAAAAAGCCCGTGCTTATGCTCTCAAGCATCATCTCCCCTATGTTGCCCTTGAAGATGGCTTTTTACGTTCAGTTGGCCTAGGTGTGGCGGGTTATCCGCCTTTTGCCATGGTTTATGATGATGTGGGGATCTACTACGATACTACTCGCCCTTCTCGCTTGGAAAACTTGATTTTACAAAGTGAGCTGGATGCCGAGCAGACACAAAAGGCCTTGGATCTAATTATCCAAAACAAACTGTCTAAATACAATCAAGCGGTTGATTTTGAAGGAAAATTTGCAAGTTCTAAAGTCGTCTTGGTTGTCGATCAAACCTTTGGGGATATGGCGGTTAAGTATGGCCAGGCAGCACAGGCCGATTTTGATGCTATGTTGCAAGCGGCTATCGCAGAAAACCCAGAAACCCTGATCTTGGTAAAAACCCATCCTGATGTCTTGTCTGGCAAGAAGCAGGGCTATTTGACCCAACTTGATAAACTACCTGCCAATGTTGAGCTGTTTACGGAGGATGTCAGTCCCCTTTCGCTGTTGGAAAAGGTGGATAAGGTCTATTGCGTGACGTCACAAATGGGCTTTGAGGCGCTTTTGCTGGGGAAAAAAGTGGTGACTTTCGGCCTGCCCTGGTTTGCAGCCTGGGGGCTGACAGACGATCGCCATCCTAAAGCCCTTGCCCTTGCTCAATCAGAGCGACGTGCTAAACGTAGCTTGTTGCAGCTTTTCTATGCGGCCTACTTTGCCTATAGTCGTTATATCAACCCCAATACTGGCCAAAGTGGCCATATCTTTGATGTGATTGACTATTTAGCCAGGGCCAAACAGCTCAATACACGTTTAAGCGGTCATCTTTATTGCGTGGGGATGTCACTGTGGAAACAGGCGGTTATTAAGCCCTTCTTCCGTTTTCCTCGCTGTCACTTGCACTTTGTGCCGAGTGTGGGCAAGTTGCCTTGCAAAAAATGGGCAGAAAACGACCGCTTGTTGATTTGGGGAACGGGCAAGCCTGAGGTCTTGGCCTACGCAGAGGCACACAAGATTGCCCTACTGCGGATGGAGGATGGCTTTATTCGCTCGGTCGGCCTAGGTTCCAACCTTGTGCCGCCACTTTCCTTGGTCTGTGATGATGTGGGGATTTATTTTAATGCCGAGCGGCCTTCACGCTTAGAGCAGATCCTGCAAGAGCAAGTGTTTACACAGGAAGATTTAGACCAGGCAGGCTTCTTACAGATAGCCTTAGTCGAAGAGCATATTGGCAAATATAATGTGGGCGACAGTCAGTTTAAGCTGCCACAAACGGATAAGAAGAAAATTTTGGTGGTTGGCCAAGTAGAGGACGACGCTTCTATTCGTACAGGCTCACCTCAAATCTTTAAGAACTTAGATTTGCTGAAAAAGGTGCGGGAAGGCAATCCTAATGCTTATATCGTCTATAAGCCCCACCCGGATGTGGTCAGTGGCAACCGTGTGGGCCATATTCCGCCTGATCAAGCGGTGCAGTTTGCCGATTTTCTTGCAGAAAAAGCCAATGTGCTAGATTGTATTTTAGCCGTAGATGAGCTGCACACTATGACCTCCTTAGCTGGCTTTGAGGCACTTTTACGAGGAAAAACGGTGCATTGCTATGGCCTGCCTTTTTATTCTAACTGGGGCTTAACAGTCGATCATCTCAAGCTTGAAAGGCGAACTCGGCAGCTTTCCCTCTTGGAACTTATTGCCGGTACCTTAGTCTATTATCCGCTCTATATTGATCCTAACACGCGTCATATGATCAATGCCCAGCAGGCCATCAAGCTTTTAAAAGCACAAAAGCAAGCCTTGAAGCATTCAGCCATTCATCGGCCGTTTTTAGCCAAACAGTGGGAGAAGTTAAAGCAACTTTATCGCACCTTAAAATAG
- a CDS encoding capsule biosynthesis protein has product MLNHNLDKLVENSQRVLLLQGPIGSFFADLALWLKSYDKVVYKINLNAGDEYFYPNTIYNTIPYRDSITQFYLDLYHFVEAYQIDTFVCFGDNRKYHKVAKKIASELKLNFWVLEEGYFRPDYITLEDKGVNAFSLVPREADFFLTQASSLPEPPKPQKLAKGFCPMAKRAVLYYAHAYFKRKKYPKYQHHRILNVKYYIKLWFISGLRRLSYFLKDRSFAKKINSKKIDNFFIVPLQVYDDSQVRVHCDYESVGDFLREVLSSFAQDAPLDLNLIVKHHPMDRGFIDYQVLIDEFEEKYPHLKGRIYYVHDVPLPVFLRHGRGMVTLNSTSGISALLHNMPVITLGRANYDFEGLTHQGSLAEFWHQPQAPDPDVFEAYRKYHLYTTQLNGNFYNRSCLNYPYNNNGE; this is encoded by the coding sequence ATGCTTAACCATAATTTAGACAAATTAGTTGAAAATTCGCAAAGGGTTTTACTTTTGCAGGGGCCTATTGGCTCTTTTTTTGCTGATTTAGCTTTATGGTTAAAATCTTATGATAAGGTGGTTTATAAAATTAACCTTAATGCAGGAGATGAGTATTTCTACCCGAATACGATTTATAATACCATTCCTTATCGAGATTCGATTACGCAATTCTATTTAGATCTTTATCATTTTGTTGAAGCTTATCAAATAGACACCTTTGTTTGTTTTGGCGATAACCGTAAATATCATAAAGTTGCCAAGAAAATTGCCTCAGAATTAAAATTAAATTTCTGGGTGCTTGAGGAAGGTTATTTCCGCCCAGACTACATCACCCTTGAAGACAAGGGCGTAAATGCCTTTTCTCTTGTGCCTAGGGAGGCTGATTTCTTTCTCACTCAAGCCTCCTCCCTGCCAGAGCCACCTAAACCGCAAAAATTAGCCAAAGGGTTTTGCCCGATGGCTAAACGGGCTGTCTTATATTATGCCCATGCCTATTTTAAGCGTAAAAAATATCCTAAGTATCAGCACCATCGAATTCTGAATGTAAAATATTATATTAAGCTGTGGTTTATTTCAGGCCTTCGGCGGCTTTCTTATTTTTTAAAAGACCGTTCCTTTGCCAAGAAAATTAATAGTAAGAAAATAGATAACTTTTTTATTGTTCCCTTACAGGTTTATGATGATAGTCAAGTCAGGGTGCATTGTGATTATGAAAGTGTGGGCGACTTTTTAAGGGAGGTTCTCTCCTCTTTTGCCCAAGATGCCCCCTTAGATCTTAATTTAATTGTGAAACATCACCCAATGGATCGGGGCTTTATTGATTATCAAGTATTGATTGATGAATTTGAGGAGAAATACCCTCATTTGAAGGGGCGGATTTATTATGTGCATGATGTGCCTCTGCCAGTATTCCTACGCCATGGTAGGGGAATGGTGACCCTAAATAGTACCAGCGGTATTTCGGCCCTCTTGCATAATATGCCTGTGATTACGCTTGGGCGAGCAAATTATGATTTTGAGGGGCTAACCCATCAGGGCAGCTTAGCGGAATTTTGGCATCAACCACAAGCGCCTGATCCTGATGTGTTTGAAGCCTATCGTAAATATCATTTATACACCACCCAACTGAATGGGAATTTCTATAACAGAAGCTGCTTGAATTATCCTTATAACAACAATGGCGAGTAA
- the nhaA gene encoding Na(+)/H(+) antiporter NhaA (exports sodium by using the electrochemical proton gradient to allow protons into the cell; functions in adaptation to high salinity and alkaline pH; activity increases at higher pH; downregulated at acidic pH): MLNQLQKFFKLEAASGILLLIFAILAISLANTPLSHLYFGFLETKVAVQFGAFSIDKPLLMWVNDGFMAVFFVLVGLEVKKELVEGSLSSYQKASLPLFAALGGMVVPALIYWLINANYPAYLDGWAIPMATDIAFALAIVALLGSRVPPALKVFLLALAIIDDLGAIIVIAIFFSHDMSMQALIIASLAVITLIALNRFNVTSLCAYMLVGLVLWASVLKSGVHATLAGVIIGFSVPLKGKNGEEPLHEFEHILAPWCSFFILPLFAFSNAGVSLSGVTLDKLSSPLALGIILGLVLGKPIGVFLFSYIASLLRLASLPEGINFKQIFAISVLCGIGFTMSMFLAGLAFGGDNIESGVTTISRLGILLGSSVSAVLGYLLLKASTKPTA, from the coding sequence ATGTTAAATCAACTACAAAAATTCTTCAAATTAGAGGCTGCAAGCGGTATTTTACTGCTGATTTTTGCCATTTTAGCCATTAGCTTGGCCAACACGCCCCTTAGCCACCTCTATTTTGGCTTTCTTGAAACCAAGGTTGCGGTGCAATTTGGTGCCTTTAGCATTGATAAGCCGCTTTTGATGTGGGTAAACGATGGCTTTATGGCGGTCTTCTTTGTTTTGGTAGGCTTAGAGGTCAAAAAAGAGCTGGTGGAAGGCTCGCTTTCTAGCTACCAAAAGGCCAGCCTGCCCCTCTTTGCAGCCCTAGGTGGCATGGTGGTGCCGGCCCTCATTTACTGGCTCATCAACGCTAACTACCCTGCCTATCTGGACGGCTGGGCCATTCCCATGGCAACCGACATTGCCTTTGCTCTGGCCATTGTAGCCCTCCTCGGTAGCCGTGTGCCGCCTGCCCTCAAGGTCTTCTTATTAGCCCTGGCCATCATTGACGACCTGGGTGCCATTATCGTGATTGCCATTTTCTTCTCCCACGATATGAGTATGCAGGCCCTGATTATTGCAAGTCTAGCGGTCATCACCCTCATTGCTCTGAACCGCTTTAACGTCACCAGCCTTTGTGCCTATATGCTGGTTGGTTTGGTTCTCTGGGCCTCTGTGCTTAAATCTGGCGTCCACGCCACCTTGGCCGGCGTGATTATTGGCTTCTCTGTGCCACTCAAGGGCAAAAATGGCGAAGAACCCCTGCACGAGTTCGAGCATATTCTCGCCCCTTGGTGTTCCTTCTTTATTCTGCCCCTCTTTGCTTTCTCGAATGCAGGCGTGTCACTGAGCGGCGTGACCCTGGACAAACTCAGCTCGCCACTGGCCCTAGGGATTATTTTAGGCCTTGTGCTAGGCAAACCGATTGGCGTCTTCCTCTTTAGCTATATCGCCAGTCTCCTTCGCTTGGCCAGCCTGCCTGAAGGCATCAACTTCAAGCAGATCTTCGCCATCTCCGTCCTCTGCGGGATTGGTTTTACCATGTCCATGTTCCTAGCAGGCCTGGCCTTTGGTGGGGATAATATCGAAAGCGGTGTGACCACCATTTCTCGATTGGGGATTTTACTAGGGTCTAGCGTGTCAGCAGTCTTGGGTTATCTCTTGTTGAAAGCAAGCACCAAACCCACAGCCTAA
- a CDS encoding inorganic pyrophosphatase (catalyzes the hydrolysis of pyrophosphate to phosphate) has protein sequence MGLENVPAGKELPDDIYVVIEIPANSDPIKYEVDKESGALFVDRFMATAMFYPANYGYVNHTLSSDGDPVDVLVPTPYPLQPGSVIRCRPVGVLKMTDEAGGDAKVVAVPHTKLSKEYDHIKDVGDLPALLKAQIQHFFESYKALEAGKWVKVEGWEGVEAARQEILESFERAKK, from the coding sequence ATGGGCTTAGAAAATGTACCTGCTGGTAAAGAATTGCCAGATGATATTTATGTTGTAATCGAAATTCCGGCCAACTCTGATCCAATCAAATACGAAGTGGACAAGGAAAGCGGTGCCTTATTTGTAGATCGCTTTATGGCAACCGCCATGTTCTACCCAGCCAACTACGGCTATGTAAACCACACCCTTTCTTCAGATGGCGACCCTGTGGATGTGCTTGTGCCAACCCCATATCCACTTCAACCGGGTTCTGTAATTCGTTGCCGCCCAGTGGGTGTTTTAAAGATGACCGATGAAGCAGGTGGCGATGCCAAGGTGGTTGCGGTTCCACACACTAAATTAAGCAAGGAATACGACCATATTAAAGATGTGGGCGATTTGCCAGCCCTTTTGAAAGCCCAAATCCAGCACTTCTTTGAGAGCTACAAGGCGCTTGAAGCAGGCAAATGGGTTAAGGTTGAAGGTTGGGAAGGCGTTGAAGCGGCCCGCCAAGAGATCTTAGAATCCTTTGAGCGTGCCAAAAAATAA
- a CDS encoding deoxyribonuclease HsdR, protein MKKLFVTALAALGLVGCATTEQVNNQAAQNYLSVKQEMYAKSAVDTSSTTSKRIQAVFNKMKPYAERANQTGVPFDWEILVLKSEQLNAWAMAGGKMAFYTGLVDKLKLTNDEIAVVMGHEMAHALKEHSKSDQTVGTITGVIASIGSAVLQAKGIPTGYAGIDGVGLAKDLIIDKPFSRSQETEADEVGLMLMAESGYNPSAAPTLWEKMAAATGDTSALGSLVSTHPTNADRQANLKRLLPEAMKVYQASR, encoded by the coding sequence ATGAAAAAGTTATTTGTCACGGCCTTAGCGGCCCTGGGTTTAGTGGGCTGTGCCACGACTGAGCAAGTCAATAATCAAGCAGCTCAAAATTATTTGAGCGTTAAGCAAGAAATGTATGCCAAGAGTGCGGTGGACACCAGTTCTACCACCTCCAAACGCATTCAGGCGGTCTTCAATAAAATGAAACCTTATGCCGAAAGAGCCAACCAAACAGGCGTGCCTTTTGATTGGGAGATTTTGGTTTTAAAGTCTGAACAGCTTAACGCTTGGGCCATGGCGGGCGGTAAAATGGCTTTTTACACGGGCTTGGTGGATAAGCTCAAATTAACCAATGATGAAATTGCCGTGGTGATGGGCCATGAAATGGCACATGCTCTCAAAGAGCATTCTAAGTCAGATCAAACCGTTGGCACCATTACAGGCGTGATTGCCTCTATTGGCTCAGCCGTGCTACAGGCCAAGGGTATTCCAACGGGCTATGCGGGCATTGATGGCGTTGGCCTGGCCAAAGATCTGATTATTGATAAGCCCTTCTCCCGCAGCCAGGAAACCGAAGCGGATGAGGTGGGTTTGATGCTTATGGCTGAATCAGGCTATAACCCATCTGCTGCCCCAACTTTATGGGAAAAAATGGCTGCCGCCACAGGCGATACCAGTGCCTTGGGCAGCCTGGTTTCCACCCACCCAACCAATGCTGATCGTCAAGCCAATCTGAAACGCTTGTTGCCAGAGGCGATGAAGGTTTATCAGGCCAGTAGATAA